The genomic interval CTTACGTGGAATTGCAGCATTATTAGTCGCAGTCTTTCATTTTGAAATGGCTGTTGCCAGGTTTGTTCCTGCTGCACAATCTATGTTTTTCGAAAAATGTTACCTGATGGTAGATCTGTTCTTTATCATGAGTGGTTTTATCATGCTGCATGTATATAACAGCCAATTTAAAGATAAGATCCAGGCAAAATCGTTGAAAAACTTTCTTGTTGCCAGGTTTGCCAGAATTTATCCTTTGCACCTGTTTTCACTCTTGCTGCTCGTAGTCCTTGTGCGCTGGCTTACCGATTGGGGTAATCCTCCAATTATCCTTGAGCAACCAGCTGACATTTTACCGAATATTTTCCTGCTCCATTCCTTTGGTTTTACAAAGATCTATAATTGGAATATCCCTTCCTGGAGCATTAGTGCCGAATGGGCTGCTTACCTGCTTTTTCCAATCATTGCCTTATGTATTAACAAGAAAAAAGCCATTTCTGTTATCATTTTGATCTTGCTTATCGTAATTGCATATTATTCCATTATGTACTTGCTTCCGCGAAAAAACCCTATAAATCCTGCTATTCCAGTCCCTCATAACCTGAATACGACTTTTGATTATGGATATATCCGTGGAATAGCTGGATTTACAACTGGTATTCTTGTATACCTGCTTTACGAATTGGGCGCTGTCAGAAAAGCTTTGTCCCATGATATAACTGCGCTGCTTATAATTT from Pedobacter sp. WC2423 carries:
- a CDS encoding acyltransferase family protein, with product MNQTTQITAHKVEYLSSLTALRGIAALLVAVFHFEMAVARFVPAAQSMFFEKCYLMVDLFFIMSGFIMLHVYNSQFKDKIQAKSLKNFLVARFARIYPLHLFSLLLLVVLVRWLTDWGNPPIILEQPADILPNIFLLHSFGFTKIYNWNIPSWSISAEWAAYLLFPIIALCINKKKAISVIILILLIVIAYYSIMYLLPRKNPINPAIPVPHNLNTTFDYGYIRGIAGFTTGILVYLLYELGAVRKALSHDITALLIIFAIIMSMHFALNDSLPVLLFAMLVLSFTANTGKIAKFCNRKIPQFLGDISYSVYLMQIFLQEPFSHGIYLPGITGIGRGKQNIDFSSGVLYCVTYLILLIMISYITYQWVERPSRRFINRIWGK